From Micromonospora rifamycinica, a single genomic window includes:
- a CDS encoding glycosyl hydrolase family 95 catalytic domain-containing protein, with product MSEVTRRNVLKAGAAGAGAALVPVAWTATARADSVAPPQVLAANDLALWYDEGAGTDWLRALPIGNGRLGAMVFGNVDTERLQLNEDTVWAGGPYDSANTRGAANLAEIRRRVFADQWTSAQDLINQTMMGNPGGQLAYQTVGNLRLAFGSASGVSQYVRTLDLTTATVTTTYLLNGVRHQREVFASAPDQVIVVRLTADRANAITFSATFDSPQRTSVSSPDSATIGLDGISGSQEGVTGSVRFLALANAAATGGTVSSSGGTLRVSGATSVTILISIGSSYVNYRTVNGDYQGIARTRLNAAKGVAIEQLRSRHLADYQALFNRVSIDLGRTAAADQTTDVRIAQHASSNDPQFAALLFQFGRYLLISSSRPGTQPANLQGIWNDSLTPSWDSKYTINANLPMNYWPADTTNLSECFLPVFDMVKDLTVTGARVAQAQYGAGGWVTHHNTDAWRGASVVDGALWGMWQTGGAWLGTLIWDHYLFTGDLGFLQANYPALKGAAQFFLDTLVAHPTLGYLVTNPSNSPELPHHSNASVCAGPTMDNQILRDLFDAAARASETLGVDTTFRSQVRTARDRLPPTRVGSRGNVQEWLADWVETERNHRHVSHLYGLHPSNQITKRGTPSLYEAARKTLELRGDDGTGWSLAWKINFWARLEDGARAHKLLKDLVRTDRLAPNMFDLHPPFQIDGNFGATSGIAEMLLHSHTGELNVLPALPSAWSTGQVAGLRGRGGYTVGLRWSNGQVDEIGVRADRDGTLRLRSRLFTGSFTLVDVADGSTPTTTRPETDVVQFAVRAGHTYRAARPGVTPTPTATPTATPTPTDTPTPVPTTPTPTPTTPAPTTSPPAPSGARATYAVTGSWSGGFQAEVTVTAGATAIRGWTVSWSFANGQTISQIWGGSHTQSGANVTVRNVDYNGSLAAGASTTFGFIGTVNGTNTAPTNLTCTTS from the coding sequence ATGTCCGAAGTGACCCGAAGAAACGTCCTGAAGGCCGGGGCGGCGGGGGCCGGTGCCGCGTTGGTCCCGGTCGCCTGGACCGCCACCGCCCGCGCCGACTCGGTAGCGCCACCGCAGGTGCTGGCCGCGAACGACCTGGCCCTGTGGTACGACGAGGGAGCCGGCACCGACTGGCTCCGCGCGCTGCCGATCGGCAACGGCCGGCTCGGCGCGATGGTGTTCGGCAACGTCGACACCGAACGGCTCCAGCTCAACGAGGACACCGTCTGGGCCGGTGGACCGTACGACTCGGCCAACACCCGGGGCGCGGCCAACCTGGCCGAGATCCGGCGGCGGGTCTTCGCCGACCAGTGGACCTCGGCGCAGGATCTGATCAACCAGACCATGATGGGCAACCCGGGGGGTCAGCTCGCCTACCAGACCGTGGGCAACCTCCGGCTCGCCTTCGGCTCGGCCAGCGGGGTCAGCCAGTACGTCCGGACGCTCGACCTCACCACCGCCACGGTCACCACGACCTACCTGCTCAACGGGGTACGGCACCAGCGGGAGGTGTTCGCCAGCGCGCCCGACCAGGTGATCGTGGTGCGGTTGACCGCCGACCGGGCCAACGCGATCACCTTCTCCGCCACCTTCGACAGCCCGCAGCGGACCAGCGTGTCGAGCCCGGACTCCGCCACCATCGGGCTGGACGGCATCTCCGGCAGCCAGGAGGGGGTCACCGGTTCGGTGCGGTTCCTGGCCCTGGCCAACGCCGCCGCGACCGGGGGCACGGTCAGCAGCTCCGGCGGCACCCTACGGGTCTCCGGGGCCACCAGCGTCACCATCCTGATCTCGATCGGGTCCAGCTACGTCAACTACCGCACCGTCAACGGCGACTACCAGGGCATCGCCCGCACCCGGCTCAACGCCGCCAAGGGCGTGGCGATCGAGCAGCTGCGCAGCCGGCACCTGGCCGACTACCAGGCGCTGTTCAACCGGGTGAGCATCGACCTGGGGCGGACCGCCGCGGCCGACCAGACCACGGACGTGCGGATCGCGCAGCACGCGAGCAGCAACGACCCGCAGTTCGCCGCGCTGCTGTTCCAGTTCGGGCGGTACCTGTTGATCTCGTCGTCACGGCCGGGCACCCAGCCGGCGAACCTCCAGGGCATCTGGAACGACTCGCTGACACCGTCCTGGGACTCGAAGTACACGATCAATGCCAACCTGCCGATGAACTACTGGCCGGCCGACACGACGAACCTGTCCGAGTGTTTCCTGCCGGTCTTCGACATGGTGAAGGACCTGACGGTGACCGGGGCACGGGTCGCCCAGGCGCAGTACGGCGCGGGCGGCTGGGTCACCCACCACAACACCGACGCCTGGCGGGGCGCGTCGGTGGTCGACGGGGCGCTGTGGGGCATGTGGCAGACCGGTGGGGCCTGGCTGGGCACGCTGATCTGGGACCACTACCTGTTCACCGGCGACCTGGGCTTCCTCCAGGCGAACTACCCGGCGCTCAAGGGTGCCGCCCAGTTCTTCCTCGACACCCTGGTCGCCCACCCGACGCTGGGCTACCTGGTGACCAACCCGTCGAACTCGCCGGAGCTGCCGCACCACTCGAACGCCAGCGTCTGCGCCGGCCCGACGATGGACAACCAGATCCTGCGGGACCTGTTCGACGCCGCGGCCCGCGCCAGCGAGACGCTCGGCGTGGACACCACCTTCCGGTCACAGGTACGCACCGCCAGGGACCGGCTCCCCCCGACCCGGGTCGGTTCCCGGGGCAACGTCCAGGAGTGGCTGGCCGACTGGGTGGAGACCGAGCGGAACCACCGGCACGTCTCCCACCTTTACGGCCTGCACCCCAGCAACCAGATCACCAAGCGGGGCACCCCCTCGCTGTACGAGGCCGCCCGCAAGACCCTGGAGCTGCGGGGCGACGACGGGACCGGCTGGTCCCTCGCCTGGAAGATCAATTTCTGGGCCCGGCTGGAGGACGGCGCCCGCGCCCACAAGCTGCTGAAGGACCTGGTCCGCACCGACCGGCTCGCCCCGAACATGTTCGACCTGCACCCGCCGTTCCAGATCGACGGCAACTTCGGGGCCACCTCCGGCATCGCCGAGATGCTGTTGCACAGCCACACCGGCGAACTCAACGTGTTGCCCGCACTGCCGAGCGCGTGGTCCACCGGGCAGGTCGCCGGCCTGCGGGGTCGCGGCGGATACACCGTCGGCCTGCGCTGGAGCAACGGCCAGGTCGACGAGATCGGCGTCCGGGCCGACCGGGACGGCACGCTCCGGCTGCGGTCCCGGCTGTTCACCGGCAGCTTCACCCTGGTCGACGTCGCCGACGGCAGCACGCCGACCACCACCCGGCCGGAGACCGACGTCGTCCAGTTCGCCGTCCGCGCCGGTCACACCTACCGGGCGGCCCGGCCCGGCGTGACGCCGACCCCGACCGCCACGCCCACCGCCACCCCGACGCCCACCGACACCCCCACCCCGGTCCCCACCACGCCGACGCCGACGCCGACCACCCCGGCCCCGACCACCAGTCCGCCCGCCCCCTCGGGCGCCCGGGCGACGTACGCGGTGACCGGCTCGTGGTCGGGCGGCTTCCAGGCCGAGGTCACCGTCACCGCCGGCGCCACCGCGATACGAGGGTGGACGGTCTCCTGGTCGTTCGCCAACGGGCAGACCATCAGCCAGATCTGGGGTGGCTCGCACACCCAGAGCGGCGCCAACGTGACGGTACGCAACGTCGACTACAACGGCAGCCTGGCAGCCGGCGCGTCCACCACCTTCGGCTTCATCGGCACGGTCAACGGCACCAACACCGCACCGACGAACCTCACCTGCACGACGAGCTGA
- a CDS encoding cellulose binding domain-containing protein: protein MRRPTRRRRLLTALATGLLLVTGPAVVLRTSPALALNNGVARTPPMGWNSWNTFGCNISEALIRQMTDAMVSSGMKDAGYQYVVVDDCWMNPNRDSAGNLQGDPTRFPSGMKALGDYIHARGLKFGIYQAPLDKTCAQYFNSYPGATGSQGREAQDARQFAAWGVDYLKYDWCSPTGSIDDQVRAFAKMRDGLAAAGRPIVLSINSNSIHSKTGPQRDWGDVSNMWRTTEDITNTWNSGQTNGYPMGIQNIVDVTVPLAARAKPGAFNDMDMMEVGRGGMTDTEMRSHFALWAILASPLIAGNDVRNMNAATQTILKNANLIGISQDPLALQASQVSFDGTRRVLAKRLANGDVAVALFNQGTAATTISTSASALGLSGGPFTLRDAWTNTTSTTTGAISASVPGHGTVVYRVSGTTGTPTPTTPTPTPTTPAPTTPVPTTPPPSAGPCQVTYAVSSQWPDGFQAEVTIRNTGTSAISGWNLRWSFANGQQVNQAWGGTYTQSGAQVTVTNAGWNGTIAAGGSANFGFISTWSGGNTAPTAFTLNGQECSVA, encoded by the coding sequence ATGAGACGACCCACGCGCAGGCGTCGCCTGCTGACCGCCCTGGCGACCGGGCTCCTGCTGGTGACGGGCCCGGCCGTGGTGCTGCGGACCTCCCCGGCACTGGCCCTGAACAACGGGGTGGCCCGGACACCGCCGATGGGGTGGAACAGCTGGAACACCTTCGGGTGCAACATCAGCGAGGCCCTGATCCGGCAGATGACCGACGCGATGGTCAGCTCCGGCATGAAGGACGCCGGCTACCAGTACGTCGTCGTCGACGACTGCTGGATGAACCCCAACCGTGACTCCGCCGGCAACCTCCAGGGCGACCCCACCCGCTTCCCCTCCGGCATGAAGGCGCTCGGCGACTACATCCACGCCCGCGGCCTCAAGTTCGGCATCTACCAGGCACCCCTCGACAAGACCTGCGCCCAGTACTTCAACAGCTATCCCGGAGCCACCGGCTCGCAGGGACGGGAGGCACAGGACGCCCGGCAGTTCGCCGCCTGGGGCGTCGACTACCTCAAGTACGACTGGTGCTCGCCCACCGGCAGCATCGACGACCAGGTCCGCGCCTTCGCCAAGATGCGCGACGGTCTCGCCGCCGCCGGCCGCCCGATCGTGCTGAGCATCAACTCCAACAGCATCCACTCCAAGACCGGCCCCCAACGCGACTGGGGCGACGTGTCGAACATGTGGCGCACCACCGAGGACATCACCAACACCTGGAACAGCGGGCAGACCAACGGCTACCCGATGGGCATCCAGAACATCGTCGACGTCACCGTCCCCCTCGCCGCCCGCGCCAAGCCCGGCGCGTTCAACGACATGGACATGATGGAGGTCGGCCGGGGCGGCATGACCGACACCGAGATGCGCAGCCACTTCGCCCTCTGGGCCATCCTGGCCTCGCCGCTGATCGCCGGCAACGACGTGCGCAACATGAACGCCGCGACCCAGACGATCCTCAAGAACGCCAACCTCATCGGCATCAGTCAGGACCCGCTCGCGCTCCAGGCCAGCCAGGTCTCCTTCGACGGCACCCGCCGCGTCCTCGCCAAGCGACTGGCCAACGGGGACGTCGCCGTCGCCCTGTTCAACCAGGGCACCGCCGCCACCACCATCAGCACCAGCGCGTCCGCCCTCGGGTTGTCGGGTGGCCCGTTCACCCTGCGCGACGCCTGGACCAACACCACCAGCACCACCACCGGCGCCATCTCGGCCAGCGTCCCGGGCCACGGCACCGTCGTCTACCGGGTCAGCGGCACGACCGGCACCCCGACCCCGACCACGCCGACGCCCACCCCGACCACTCCCGCGCCGACCACCCCCGTGCCGACCACCCCGCCGCCGTCGGCCGGCCCGTGCCAGGTCACGTACGCGGTCAGCAGCCAGTGGCCGGACGGGTTCCAGGCCGAGGTGACGATCCGCAACACCGGGACCTCCGCGATCAGCGGTTGGAACCTGCGGTGGTCGTTCGCCAACGGCCAGCAGGTGAACCAGGCCTGGGGCGGCACGTACACCCAGAGCGGAGCGCAGGTCACCGTCACCAACGCGGGCTGGAACGGCACCATCGCCGCCGGCGGCAGCGCGAACTTCGGATTCATCTCCACCTGGTCCGGGGGTAACACCGCACCGACCGCGTTCACCCTCAACGGTCAGGAGTGCAGCGTGGCCTGA
- a CDS encoding SGNH/GDSL hydrolase family protein translates to MSRPRRPLLRAVTRTAALVVATAGVLSTVAAPAHAAVPTGRYVALGDSYTSGPLIPTQVDRTCLRSNRNYPSLVAASAGSSSFVDVSCSGATTDDILVGDGGSSAAALPPQLSAVTADTALVTVQIGGNDIGFSSIIGDCAQASFSSPLGSPCKNLYTAGGTDQLRARITATAPKVAAVLQAVRQAAPAARIVVLGYPAIVPDSGYGCWPVVPIAYQDVPYLRGVATTLNAMLAGAAAANGAGYADVYTPSIGRDTCKSSGTRWVEGLLPENPAAPFHPNARGEQGMATALLATLGG, encoded by the coding sequence ATGTCCCGTCCCCGCCGGCCCCTGCTGAGGGCGGTCACCCGGACGGCCGCGCTCGTCGTGGCCACCGCCGGTGTGCTGTCCACCGTCGCCGCACCCGCCCACGCCGCCGTCCCCACCGGGCGGTACGTGGCGCTCGGCGACTCGTACACCTCCGGTCCGCTGATCCCCACCCAGGTCGACCGGACCTGCCTGCGCTCCAACCGCAACTACCCCTCCCTGGTCGCCGCGTCCGCCGGCTCGTCGTCGTTCGTCGACGTGAGCTGCTCCGGGGCCACCACCGACGACATCCTGGTCGGGGACGGCGGCTCGTCGGCCGCCGCGCTCCCGCCGCAGCTCAGCGCCGTCACCGCCGACACGGCGCTGGTGACGGTGCAGATCGGCGGCAACGACATCGGTTTCTCCAGCATCATCGGCGACTGTGCGCAGGCGAGCTTCAGCAGCCCGCTGGGTTCGCCCTGCAAGAACCTGTACACCGCCGGTGGCACCGACCAGTTGCGGGCCAGGATCACCGCCACCGCGCCGAAGGTGGCCGCCGTGCTCCAGGCGGTCCGGCAGGCCGCGCCCGCGGCGCGGATCGTGGTGCTCGGCTACCCGGCGATCGTGCCGGACAGCGGGTACGGCTGCTGGCCGGTGGTCCCGATCGCCTACCAGGACGTGCCGTACCTGCGGGGTGTCGCCACCACGCTGAACGCGATGCTGGCCGGTGCCGCCGCCGCGAACGGGGCCGGCTACGCCGACGTCTACACCCCGTCGATCGGGCGCGACACGTGCAAGAGCAGCGGCACCCGGTGGGTCGAGGGCCTGCTGCCGGAGAACCCGGCCGCGCCCTTCCACCCGAACGCCCGGGGCGAGCAGGGCATGGCCACCGCCCTGCTGGCCACGCTGGGCGGCTGA
- a CDS encoding cellulose binding domain-containing protein → MPTTRSRSRLAVSVLSTVVVTGTAALSATVPAQAAAGCRVTYTVASQWPSGFSANVDLTNLGDPITSWRLTWSFTGGQVISQGWNGTVTQSADRVTATNASWNGSLGVGASTQLGFGASWNNSSNPVPVDFALNGVPCTGRTTSPTPPPTTTPPPTTPPPTTPPPTTPPPTTPPPTTPPPASGALDQTSTVGRVKAVGDSAQFTWPGIYFEGRFRGTGVGIVLDDAQNDYAVQVDGATVATLVTPGRTTYWVRNLTNAEHTVRLVKRTESPWSAGEFGGLVPVAGGAILARPAARSRQIEFIGDSWTAGYGNMSTTRDCSNNGGVTRNSNADVTFGALTAQSLNADYQLTAWSGLGMVRNYNGGGTDNFRTYYETDLQALWNSTVWQKPSTWKPQLVVVGLGINDFSTALNPGERWTTVDQLAADYRSAYLAFIDKLRSRYGPDTFIVLTYPDLSPTTALASSVQQVVQTRTSRGDTRIRSLYYDDNALGLDKLGCDWHPSRRDDQLLAGALTRFVNTLPLNW, encoded by the coding sequence ATGCCCACCACGCGTTCCCGGTCCCGACTGGCGGTGTCGGTGCTCAGCACCGTCGTCGTCACCGGCACCGCCGCGCTCTCCGCCACCGTTCCCGCGCAGGCCGCCGCCGGCTGCCGGGTCACCTACACGGTGGCCAGCCAGTGGCCGAGCGGCTTCAGCGCGAACGTCGACCTCACCAACCTCGGCGACCCGATCACCAGTTGGCGGTTGACCTGGTCGTTCACGGGGGGACAGGTGATCAGCCAGGGGTGGAACGGCACGGTCACCCAGTCCGCGGACCGGGTCACGGCCACCAACGCCAGCTGGAACGGCAGCCTCGGCGTCGGCGCGAGCACCCAGCTCGGCTTCGGCGCCTCGTGGAACAACTCGTCGAACCCGGTCCCTGTCGACTTCGCGCTCAACGGGGTGCCGTGCACCGGCCGTACCACTTCCCCCACGCCGCCGCCGACCACCACGCCGCCACCCACCACGCCGCCACCGACGACGCCGCCGCCCACCACGCCGCCGCCGACGACGCCGCCGCCCACCACGCCGCCGCCGGCATCGGGCGCGCTGGACCAGACCTCGACCGTGGGTCGAGTCAAGGCGGTGGGAGACAGCGCCCAGTTCACCTGGCCCGGCATCTATTTCGAGGGCCGGTTCCGCGGCACCGGGGTCGGCATCGTCCTCGACGACGCCCAGAACGACTACGCCGTGCAGGTCGACGGGGCGACGGTCGCCACCCTGGTCACGCCGGGTCGGACCACCTACTGGGTCCGCAACCTGACCAACGCCGAGCACACCGTACGCCTGGTCAAGCGCACCGAGAGCCCGTGGAGCGCGGGCGAGTTCGGCGGCCTGGTCCCCGTCGCCGGGGGCGCGATCCTGGCCAGACCCGCCGCCCGCAGCCGGCAGATCGAGTTCATCGGCGACTCCTGGACGGCCGGCTACGGCAACATGTCGACCACCCGCGACTGCTCGAACAACGGCGGGGTCACCCGCAACTCGAACGCCGACGTCACCTTCGGTGCCCTCACCGCGCAGAGCCTGAACGCCGACTACCAGCTCACCGCCTGGTCCGGCCTCGGCATGGTGCGCAACTACAACGGCGGGGGCACCGACAACTTCCGCACCTACTACGAGACCGACCTGCAGGCCCTGTGGAACAGCACGGTGTGGCAGAAGCCGAGCACCTGGAAGCCGCAGCTGGTCGTGGTGGGGCTGGGCATCAACGACTTCTCCACCGCCCTCAACCCCGGTGAGCGGTGGACCACCGTCGACCAGCTCGCCGCCGACTACCGGAGCGCCTACCTGGCCTTCATCGACAAGCTGCGCAGCCGGTACGGCCCCGACACGTTCATCGTGCTCACCTACCCCGACCTGTCCCCCACGACCGCGCTGGCCAGCTCCGTCCAGCAGGTCGTCCAGACCCGCACCAGCCGGGGCGACACCCGGATCCGCTCGCTGTACTACGACGACAACGCGCTGGGGCTGGACAAGCTCGGTTGCGACTGGCACCCGTCCCGCCGCGACGACCAGCTCCTCGCCGGTGCGCTCACCCGGTTCGTCAACACCCTGCCGTTGAACTGGTGA
- a CDS encoding cellulose binding domain-containing protein, which yields MSRHRLVAGAVAGIAALALAMGGAAVTAGASPPAYANDAAPLAATAGCGKAPTLTSGNRTISSGGQNRSYILRIPENYDRNHPYKLIFGFHWNGGTANDVDSGGTSGYPWSYYGIRALSNNSAIFVAPQGIGNGWANSGDRDLTFVDDMMRQIESALCVETTQRFAMGFSYGGGMSYAIACARATVFRAVAVYSGGQLSGCNGGTQPIAYIGIHGLRDTVLPIATGRSLRDRFVRNNGCTPQNPPEPAQGSLTHTVTYYAGCRAGYPVAWAPFDGGHAPNAVDGTADPYAPGEKSWTRPVVWNFFSQFDGTTPPTTPPATPTTPPATPTTPPATPTTPPPGGSGCTATVTVNQWTGGFTASVRVTAGSAGTTGWTVSATLPGGASVTNTWSATASGSTGTVRFTNVDYNGRLAPGQVAEFGFQGNGSGSGLTPTCTAR from the coding sequence ATGTCGAGACACCGCCTGGTAGCCGGCGCTGTCGCGGGGATCGCGGCGCTCGCCCTCGCCATGGGCGGCGCCGCGGTCACCGCCGGAGCCAGCCCGCCGGCCTACGCGAACGACGCCGCGCCGCTCGCGGCCACCGCCGGCTGCGGCAAGGCACCCACCCTGACCAGCGGCAACCGCACCATCTCCAGCGGCGGTCAGAACCGCTCGTACATCCTGCGGATCCCGGAGAACTACGACCGCAACCACCCGTACAAGCTGATCTTCGGCTTCCACTGGAACGGTGGCACCGCCAACGACGTCGACTCGGGCGGGACGAGCGGCTACCCGTGGTCCTACTACGGCATCCGGGCGCTGTCGAACAACAGCGCGATCTTCGTCGCGCCGCAGGGCATCGGCAACGGCTGGGCCAACAGCGGTGACCGCGACCTGACCTTCGTCGACGACATGATGCGCCAGATCGAGTCGGCCCTGTGCGTCGAGACGACGCAGCGGTTCGCCATGGGCTTCAGCTACGGCGGCGGCATGAGCTACGCCATCGCCTGCGCCCGCGCCACGGTCTTCCGCGCCGTCGCCGTCTACTCCGGTGGCCAGCTCAGCGGCTGCAACGGCGGCACCCAGCCGATCGCCTACATCGGCATCCACGGGCTGCGGGACACCGTACTCCCCATCGCCACCGGCCGGTCGCTGCGCGACCGGTTCGTCCGGAACAACGGCTGCACCCCGCAGAACCCGCCGGAGCCGGCGCAGGGCAGCCTGACCCACACCGTCACCTACTACGCGGGCTGCCGGGCGGGGTACCCGGTCGCCTGGGCGCCGTTCGACGGCGGGCACGCCCCCAACGCCGTGGACGGCACCGCCGACCCCTACGCACCCGGCGAGAAGTCCTGGACCCGGCCGGTGGTGTGGAACTTCTTCAGCCAGTTCGACGGCACCACGCCGCCCACCACTCCACCGGCGACCCCGACCACCCCACCGGCCACCCCGACCACTCCACCGGCGACCCCGACCACCCCACCGCCCGGCGGTAGCGGCTGCACCGCCACGGTGACGGTGAACCAGTGGACCGGTGGCTTCACCGCCTCAGTACGGGTCACCGCCGGCTCCGCCGGCACCACCGGCTGGACGGTCAGCGCCACCCTGCCCGGCGGGGCCAGCGTCACCAACACCTGGAGCGCCACCGCCAGCGGCAGCACCGGAACGGTGCGCTTCACCAACGTCGACTACAACGGCCGGCTCGCCCCCGGCCAGGTCGCGGAATTCGGCTTCCAGGGCAACGGCAGCGGGTCCGGGCTGACGCCCACCTGCACCGCACGCTGA
- a CDS encoding ArsR/SmtB family transcription factor, whose amino-acid sequence MADVGAAKTNTPVISPLAGEPIKRADAERLAGVLKAFADPARLRLLSLIQSAPEGEASVTDLTAPLGLSQPTVSHHLRILTEAGLIEREKRGVWAYYRTVPAAISAIADLLTPPRKRATKKTR is encoded by the coding sequence ATGGCGGACGTGGGAGCTGCGAAAACCAATACGCCTGTCATCTCGCCGCTGGCCGGCGAGCCGATCAAACGCGCCGACGCGGAACGGCTCGCGGGGGTGCTGAAGGCCTTCGCCGACCCGGCCCGGCTGCGGCTGCTCAGCCTCATCCAGTCGGCCCCGGAGGGCGAGGCGTCCGTCACCGACCTCACCGCGCCGCTCGGCCTGTCCCAGCCGACGGTGAGCCATCACCTGCGGATCCTCACCGAGGCCGGGCTGATCGAACGCGAGAAGCGCGGCGTCTGGGCGTACTACCGGACGGTGCCCGCCGCGATCAGCGCGATCGCCGACCTGTTGACCCCACCCCGCAAACGGGCCACCAAGAAGACCCGCTGA